The proteins below come from a single Crossiella sp. CA-258035 genomic window:
- a CDS encoding LysR family transcriptional regulator produces MLNPIHLRTLRECVRTGSFAEAARNLGYTASAVSQQMVLLERAVGAPLFERSARSVRATAVAELLAERCGAVLGALSTVEREAKALVAGDAGTLRLASFATANAKVLPVALAAIVAARPNAEVHLDEGEPDEVLGGVLEGTLDAAVVFAYDLDPRVWPVELRGTELLAEPLTIAVPETHRLAGGQEVDLAELAGDRWICTRADTAGARSLGRMATAAGFDPAIIFRSNDYGVVAELVARGLGVAMMPRLAVPDRGVRVLRPAGWQAFRRVLVLHRPQNSNPLLPLALDCLARSCADLRTRWSP; encoded by the coding sequence ATGCTCAACCCGATCCATCTGCGGACCCTGCGGGAGTGCGTCCGCACGGGATCCTTCGCCGAGGCGGCGCGCAACCTCGGTTACACGGCCTCCGCGGTCTCCCAGCAGATGGTGCTGCTGGAACGCGCGGTGGGCGCCCCGCTGTTCGAGCGGTCCGCGCGGAGTGTGCGGGCGACCGCGGTGGCCGAGCTGCTGGCCGAGCGCTGCGGCGCGGTGCTGGGTGCGCTGTCCACAGTGGAACGGGAAGCGAAAGCCCTGGTCGCGGGCGACGCGGGCACCTTACGGCTGGCGAGCTTCGCCACCGCCAACGCCAAGGTGTTACCGGTGGCGCTGGCCGCGATCGTGGCCGCGCGCCCCAACGCCGAGGTGCACCTGGACGAGGGCGAGCCGGACGAGGTGCTCGGCGGCGTGCTGGAGGGCACCCTGGACGCGGCGGTGGTCTTCGCCTACGACCTGGATCCCCGGGTGTGGCCGGTGGAGCTGCGCGGCACCGAGCTGCTGGCCGAGCCGCTGACCATCGCCGTCCCGGAGACCCACCGGCTGGCCGGCGGCCAGGAGGTGGACCTGGCCGAGCTGGCCGGGGACCGCTGGATCTGCACCAGAGCGGACACCGCGGGCGCGCGGTCGCTGGGCCGGATGGCCACCGCGGCCGGTTTCGACCCGGCGATCATCTTCCGCAGCAACGACTACGGCGTGGTCGCCGAGCTGGTCGCGCGCGGGCTGGGGGTGGCCATGATGCCCAGGCTGGCCGTGCCGGACCGGGGTGTGCGGGTGCTGCGCCCGGCCGGGTGGCAGGCATTCCGCCGGGTGCTGGTGCTGCACCGCCCGCAGAACAGCAACCCCCTGCTGCCACTGGCCCTGGACTGCCTGGCGCGCTCTTGCGCCGATCTGCGCACCCGCTGGTCGCCCTAG
- a CDS encoding peptidylprolyl isomerase: MTKARLDTNHGSIVLELDADKAPNTVANFVEYVNKGHYDGTIFHRVISGFMIQGGGFEPGLKQKPTGTPIKNEATNGLKNNQYTVAMARTGDPHSATAQFFINTVDNDFLNHTSPTPNGWGYAVFGKVVEGQETVESIRGVATGNAGGHSDVPKQDVIIEKASIV, from the coding sequence ATGACCAAGGCACGTCTGGACACCAACCACGGCAGCATCGTCCTGGAACTGGACGCCGACAAGGCGCCGAACACGGTGGCGAACTTCGTGGAGTACGTGAACAAGGGCCACTACGACGGCACCATCTTCCACCGCGTCATCAGCGGTTTCATGATCCAGGGCGGCGGTTTCGAGCCGGGCCTGAAGCAGAAGCCCACCGGCACCCCGATCAAGAACGAGGCCACCAACGGCCTGAAGAACAACCAGTACACCGTCGCCATGGCGCGCACCGGTGACCCGCACTCGGCCACCGCCCAGTTCTTCATCAACACCGTCGACAACGACTTCCTCAACCACACCTCGCCCACCCCGAACGGCTGGGGCTACGCGGTGTTCGGCAAGGTCGTCGAGGGCCAGGAGACCGTCGAGTCGATCCGCGGCGTGGCCACCGGCAACGCGGGCGGCCACTCCGACGTCCCGAAGCAGGACGTGATCATCGAGAAGGCCAGCATCGTCTGA
- a CDS encoding SDR family NAD(P)-dependent oxidoreductase codes for MTTPQQPLNSGFGAHSTATEVLAGIDLTGKLAIVTGGYSGLGLETTRVLAAAGAHVVVPARRPILATEALGDEAEVAALDLADLDSVRTFADNFLATGRGIDIMVNSAGVMASPETRVGPGWELQFAANHLGHFALVNRLWPALAGREARVVSVSSRGHFYSDIRWDDPQFATGYDKWLAYGQSKTANVLFAVHLDAIGREHGVRAFALHPGAIMTPLARHIPLAEQIANGWADEDGNPVDPSFKSVPEGAATQVWAATSPQLAGLGGVYLEDCEIAEVAGSLEERRGVAAYAVDPASAERLWGLSAQLTGVDLLVSR; via the coding sequence ATGACGACCCCACAACAGCCCCTCAACTCCGGTTTCGGCGCGCACAGCACCGCCACCGAAGTCCTCGCCGGTATCGATCTCACCGGCAAACTCGCCATCGTCACCGGTGGCTACTCCGGCCTCGGCCTGGAGACCACCCGCGTGCTGGCCGCCGCCGGTGCGCACGTCGTAGTGCCAGCCCGCCGTCCGATTCTGGCTACCGAAGCCCTTGGCGACGAGGCCGAAGTCGCCGCGCTGGACCTGGCCGATCTCGACAGCGTGCGGACCTTCGCCGACAACTTCCTCGCCACTGGTCGCGGTATCGACATCATGGTCAACAGCGCGGGGGTGATGGCCTCGCCCGAAACCCGGGTGGGACCGGGCTGGGAGCTTCAGTTCGCGGCCAACCACCTTGGGCACTTCGCGCTGGTCAACCGGTTGTGGCCGGCGCTGGCCGGGCGGGAGGCCCGGGTGGTTTCGGTGTCCTCGCGCGGGCACTTCTACTCCGACATCCGCTGGGACGACCCGCAGTTCGCCACCGGCTACGACAAGTGGCTGGCGTACGGGCAGAGCAAGACCGCCAATGTGCTCTTCGCGGTGCACCTGGACGCCATCGGCCGGGAGCACGGGGTGCGGGCGTTCGCGCTGCACCCGGGGGCGATCATGACGCCGCTGGCCCGGCACATCCCGCTGGCCGAGCAGATCGCCAACGGGTGGGCGGATGAGGACGGCAACCCGGTCGACCCTTCCTTCAAGAGCGTGCCGGAAGGGGCGGCGACCCAGGTCTGGGCGGCCACCTCGCCGCAGCTGGCGGGGCTGGGCGGGGTCTACCTGGAGGACTGCGAGATCGCCGAGGTCGCGGGCTCGCTGGAGGAGCGCCGGGGAGTCGCGGCCTATGCGGTCGACCCGGCGTCGGCGGAGCGGTTGTGGGGGCTGTCCGCGCAGCTGACGGGGGTGGATCTGCTGGTCAGCCGGTGA
- a CDS encoding sugar-binding domain-containing protein translates to MTAAHLAAADHPRPQLIRDPDWSDLSGPWGFAHDDADSGLSSGWYRSAEPFDRTIAVPYPPESKRSGIGDRGFHPVVWYRREFTAAPPDPGRALLLHFGAVDYRATVWVNGHQVGAHEGGHVGFSLDVTWALAQSGAQVVTVRVEDWPQDTAQPRGKQDWAVEPHVIWYHRTTGIWQPVWLEEVPALRVDSLHWTPEVAACRVRCELGLNTWPVEAHTAEVELRFGDEVLAVQSFRLTTRELRCDIAIPALRNAQDLDRLLWTPERPHLIDATVRLLGADGAVADRVSSYLGLSSFGVADRRFLVNGRPTFLRFALAQNYWPESHLAASAQELRREVELAKALGLNGIRVHQKVEDPRFLYWCDRLGLLVWEEMPSAFEFGPTTAQRLLAEWPRAVQRDRSHPSVMAWVPLNESWGVPDIGVDPAQRHLAQALFHLTKSLDPSRPTIANDGWEIAGGDFWGVHDYHQDPDTLKSRYTRENLDRGHFTERWPNSRRLLLDGVDYAEQPIMLSEFGGATFTPANGAEVFGYGTIDSAEDYAAMLDSVIGAARSGGLAGYCFTQLTDTEQETNGLLDEHRTPKIPLERLHSILSRNP, encoded by the coding sequence GTGACCGCCGCGCACCTCGCTGCAGCCGACCACCCACGCCCGCAGCTCATCCGTGATCCTGACTGGTCCGATTTGTCCGGGCCGTGGGGGTTTGCGCATGACGACGCCGACTCCGGCCTGAGTTCCGGCTGGTACCGGAGTGCTGAGCCGTTCGACCGGACCATCGCCGTGCCCTATCCGCCGGAGTCCAAGCGGTCCGGGATCGGGGACCGGGGGTTCCATCCGGTGGTCTGGTACCGGCGGGAGTTCACCGCCGCTCCCCCGGATCCCGGGCGGGCCTTGTTGCTGCACTTCGGGGCGGTGGACTACCGGGCCACGGTGTGGGTCAACGGGCATCAGGTTGGCGCGCATGAGGGTGGGCATGTTGGGTTCTCGCTTGATGTGACCTGGGCGCTGGCTCAGTCTGGCGCGCAGGTGGTCACTGTTCGGGTGGAGGACTGGCCGCAGGACACCGCGCAGCCCAGGGGCAAACAGGACTGGGCCGTTGAGCCGCATGTGATCTGGTACCACCGGACCACCGGGATCTGGCAGCCGGTGTGGCTGGAGGAGGTGCCCGCGCTGCGGGTGGACTCGCTGCACTGGACGCCGGAGGTGGCTGCCTGCCGGGTGCGGTGTGAGCTGGGGCTCAACACCTGGCCCGTGGAGGCGCACACGGCGGAGGTGGAGCTCCGGTTCGGGGATGAAGTCCTTGCGGTGCAGAGCTTTCGGCTCACCACTCGTGAGCTCCGGTGTGACATCGCCATTCCGGCGCTGCGGAACGCGCAGGACCTGGACCGTCTACTGTGGACTCCGGAGCGGCCGCACCTGATCGACGCCACGGTACGGCTGCTGGGCGCGGACGGGGCGGTGGCGGACAGGGTGTCCTCCTACCTCGGGTTGTCCAGTTTTGGTGTGGCTGACCGGCGGTTCCTGGTCAACGGGCGGCCCACCTTCCTGCGGTTCGCGCTCGCCCAGAACTACTGGCCGGAGTCGCATCTGGCGGCCTCGGCGCAGGAGTTGCGGCGGGAGGTGGAGCTGGCGAAAGCGTTGGGGCTCAACGGGATCCGGGTGCACCAGAAGGTGGAGGATCCCCGGTTCCTGTACTGGTGCGACCGGCTTGGGCTGCTGGTGTGGGAGGAGATGCCGAGCGCGTTCGAGTTCGGCCCGACCACGGCGCAGCGGCTGCTGGCCGAGTGGCCCAGGGCCGTGCAGCGGGACCGCAGTCATCCCAGCGTCATGGCCTGGGTGCCGTTGAACGAGAGCTGGGGTGTGCCGGACATCGGCGTGGACCCGGCGCAGCGGCACCTCGCCCAGGCGTTGTTCCACCTGACCAAGTCGCTGGACCCCTCGCGGCCGACCATCGCCAACGACGGGTGGGAGATCGCCGGGGGTGACTTCTGGGGTGTGCACGACTACCACCAGGATCCGGACACGCTGAAGTCCCGCTACACCAGGGAGAACCTGGACCGGGGGCACTTCACCGAGCGCTGGCCCAACTCGCGGCGGCTGCTGCTGGACGGGGTGGACTACGCGGAGCAACCGATCATGCTCAGCGAGTTCGGCGGGGCCACCTTCACCCCGGCCAACGGGGCGGAGGTCTTCGGCTACGGCACCATCGACTCGGCCGAGGACTACGCGGCCATGCTGGACTCGGTGATCGGCGCGGCGCGCTCCGGTGGGCTGGCGGGGTACTGCTTCACCCAGCTCACCGACACCGAGCAGGAGACCAACGGGCTGCTCGACGAGCACCGCACGCCCAAGATTCCACTCGAACGGCTGCACTCGATCCTGTCCCGCAACCCTTAG
- a CDS encoding acyl-CoA dehydrogenase family protein → MPERIDPLDLLSADGLLTEEERLIRDTVRRFADQRLRPVIGDWFERGYFDRDLALEFGKLGLLGMHLQGYGCAGSSAVGYGLACFELEGVDSGFRSFVSVQGSLAMYAIHRWGSEEQKQRWLPEMAAGRAIGCFGLTEPDHGSDPGNMRTNAKRDGGDWILNGSKMWITNGGLADVAVVWAQTEDGVRGFLVPRDTPGFSTRNITHKLSLRASVTSELFFDDCRLPADAQLPEAAGLRGPLSCLSEARFGIIFGALGAAKDCLDTALDYSVTRTQFGKPIAGFQLTQQKLVDMSLEVQKGFLLALHLGRLKDAGQLHPRQVSIGKLNNVREAIKIAREARTILGASGITLEYPVLRHANNLESVLTYEGTSEIHTLVLGEALTGNPAYR, encoded by the coding sequence ATGCCCGAGCGGATCGACCCACTGGACCTGCTGTCCGCCGACGGGCTGCTCACCGAGGAGGAGCGGCTCATCAGGGACACCGTCCGGCGGTTCGCCGACCAGCGGCTGCGGCCGGTGATCGGGGACTGGTTCGAGCGCGGCTACTTCGACCGGGACCTGGCGCTGGAGTTCGGCAAGCTCGGACTGCTCGGCATGCACCTCCAGGGTTACGGCTGCGCCGGGTCCAGCGCGGTCGGCTACGGGCTGGCCTGCTTCGAGCTGGAGGGCGTGGACTCCGGGTTCCGCAGCTTCGTCTCGGTGCAGGGCTCGCTGGCCATGTACGCCATCCACCGCTGGGGCTCCGAGGAGCAGAAACAGCGCTGGCTGCCGGAAATGGCCGCGGGCCGCGCGATCGGCTGCTTCGGGCTCACCGAACCCGACCACGGCAGCGATCCCGGCAACATGCGCACCAACGCCAAGCGTGACGGTGGCGACTGGATCCTCAACGGCAGCAAGATGTGGATCACCAACGGTGGCCTGGCCGACGTGGCCGTGGTGTGGGCGCAGACCGAGGACGGTGTGCGCGGGTTCCTGGTGCCGCGCGACACCCCCGGCTTCAGCACCCGGAACATCACGCACAAGCTGTCCCTGCGCGCCTCGGTCACCTCCGAGCTGTTCTTCGACGACTGCCGCCTGCCAGCTGACGCCCAGCTGCCCGAGGCCGCCGGCCTGCGCGGGCCGCTGAGCTGCCTGAGCGAGGCCCGCTTCGGCATCATCTTCGGCGCGCTGGGCGCGGCCAAGGACTGCCTGGACACCGCGCTGGACTACTCGGTCACCCGCACCCAGTTCGGCAAGCCGATCGCCGGGTTCCAGCTCACCCAGCAGAAGCTCGTCGACATGAGCCTGGAGGTGCAGAAGGGCTTCCTGCTCGCCCTGCACCTGGGCCGGCTCAAGGACGCCGGGCAGCTGCACCCGCGCCAGGTGAGCATCGGCAAGCTGAACAACGTGCGCGAGGCCATCAAGATCGCCCGTGAGGCGCGCACCATCCTCGGCGCCAGCGGCATCACCCTGGAGTACCCGGTGCTGCGGCACGCCAACAACCTGGAGTCCGTGCTCACCTACGAGGGCACCAGCGAGATCCACACTCTGGTGCTCGGCGAGGCCCTCACCGGCAACCCGGCCTACCGATGA
- a CDS encoding thiamine pyrophosphate-dependent enzyme → MPTAQSTVDIEGLSADRALALFDAQLGSRHLDLAARELGKRGEGFYSIGSSGHEGNAAVAAALRVTDPALLHYRSGGFYLARAAQKPGSSPLRDVLLGITAAAAEPISGGRHKVFGHRALSVIPQTSTIASHLPRAVGLAFGIERARKLGLPTEWPSDAIVICSFGDASANHSTATGALNTATHCAYQKLPLPVLFVCEDNGIGISVRTPKDWIAAAYGNRPGLRYFDADGANLPEALRVAETAADWVRTRRAPAFLRLRTVRLMGHAGSDVESAYRSQAEITADLSRDPVLRAAILLAENGILTPAQLLARYEAKRAEVAALAAEAVAEPKLTSAAEVLAPLAIGDFPATPTVSVDTPAAEPRTLAQSINHALAQLLTEDPATLVFGEDVAAKGGVYGVTRGLRKSFGAARVFDTLLDEQTILGTALGTALCGFLPIPEIQYLAYLHNAADQLRGEAATLRFFADNQYRNPMVVRIAGLAYQKGFGGHFHNDNALAALRDIPGLVIAVPAHPAEAAPLLHACAAAARRHGAVCVYLEPIALYHTRDLHSPGDNAWLDPLPAAPIGLGRARTHGDGTELTIITFGNGVPMSLRVARRLGLPCRVVDLRWLAPLPVADLLREAEATGRVLIADETRRTGGVSEAVVTALTDHGFRGPIRRVTSADSFIPLGPAAQHVLLAEAHIAKAALELLA, encoded by the coding sequence ATGCCCACAGCGCAGTCCACAGTGGACATTGAAGGACTGAGCGCGGACCGGGCGCTGGCCCTGTTCGACGCCCAGCTCGGCAGCCGCCACCTGGACCTCGCCGCGCGCGAGCTGGGCAAGCGCGGCGAGGGCTTCTACAGCATCGGCTCCAGCGGCCACGAGGGCAACGCCGCGGTCGCCGCCGCGCTCCGGGTCACCGATCCCGCCCTGCTGCACTACCGCTCCGGCGGCTTCTACCTCGCCCGCGCCGCCCAGAAACCGGGCTCCAGCCCGCTGCGCGACGTCCTGCTCGGCATCACCGCGGCGGCGGCCGAACCCATCTCCGGCGGGCGGCACAAGGTCTTCGGCCACCGCGCCCTGTCGGTGATCCCGCAGACCTCCACCATCGCCTCGCACCTGCCCCGCGCGGTCGGCCTCGCCTTCGGCATCGAACGCGCCCGGAAACTGGGCCTGCCCACCGAATGGCCCTCCGACGCGATCGTGATCTGCTCCTTCGGCGACGCCTCCGCCAACCACTCCACCGCCACCGGCGCGCTCAACACCGCCACCCACTGCGCCTACCAGAAGCTGCCGCTGCCGGTGCTGTTCGTCTGCGAGGACAACGGGATCGGCATCAGCGTGCGCACGCCGAAGGACTGGATCGCCGCCGCCTACGGCAACCGCCCCGGCCTGCGCTACTTCGACGCCGACGGCGCCAACCTGCCGGAAGCGCTCCGGGTGGCGGAAACCGCTGCCGACTGGGTGCGCACCCGCCGGGCCCCGGCCTTCCTGCGGCTGCGCACGGTGCGGCTGATGGGACACGCGGGCTCCGACGTCGAGTCCGCCTACCGCAGCCAGGCCGAGATCACCGCCGACCTGTCCCGCGACCCGGTCCTGCGCGCCGCGATCCTGTTGGCAGAGAACGGCATCCTGACCCCGGCCCAGTTGCTGGCGCGGTACGAGGCCAAGCGCGCGGAGGTCGCCGCGCTGGCCGCCGAGGCGGTTGCCGAACCCAAGCTGACCTCGGCGGCGGAGGTGCTGGCACCCCTGGCCATCGGCGACTTCCCTGCCACGCCAACGGTTTCCGTGGACACGCCCGCTGCCGAGCCCCGCACCCTGGCCCAGTCCATCAACCACGCCCTCGCCCAGCTGCTCACCGAGGATCCGGCCACCCTGGTCTTCGGCGAGGACGTGGCGGCCAAGGGCGGTGTCTACGGTGTCACCCGCGGCCTGCGCAAGTCCTTCGGCGCGGCAAGGGTTTTCGACACCCTGCTGGACGAGCAGACCATTCTCGGCACCGCGCTGGGCACCGCGCTCTGCGGCTTCCTGCCCATCCCGGAGATCCAGTACCTGGCCTACCTGCACAACGCCGCCGACCAGCTCCGCGGCGAGGCGGCCACGCTGCGCTTCTTCGCCGACAACCAGTACCGCAACCCGATGGTCGTGCGGATCGCCGGACTGGCCTACCAGAAGGGTTTCGGCGGCCACTTCCACAACGACAACGCCCTGGCCGCCCTGCGCGACATCCCCGGCCTGGTCATCGCCGTGCCCGCGCATCCGGCGGAGGCCGCCCCGCTGCTGCACGCCTGCGCCGCCGCGGCCCGCAGGCACGGCGCGGTCTGCGTCTACCTGGAACCCATTGCCCTGTACCACACCAGGGACCTGCACTCCCCCGGCGACAACGCCTGGCTCGACCCGCTACCGGCCGCGCCCATCGGCCTCGGCCGGGCCCGCACGCACGGCGACGGCACCGAGCTGACCATCATCACCTTCGGCAACGGCGTGCCGATGAGCCTGCGGGTGGCGCGCCGCCTCGGCCTGCCCTGCCGGGTGGTCGACCTGCGCTGGCTGGCCCCGCTGCCCGTGGCCGACCTGCTGCGCGAGGCCGAGGCCACCGGCCGGGTGCTGATCGCGGATGAGACCCGGCGCACCGGCGGGGTGTCCGAGGCCGTGGTCACCGCGCTCACCGACCACGGCTTCCGCGGCCCGATCCGCCGGGTGACCAGCGCGGACAGCTTCATCCCGCTCGGACCGGCGGCACAGCACGTGCTGCTGGCCGAGGCACACATCGCCAAGGCGGCGCTGGAACTGCTGGCCTGA
- a CDS encoding helix-turn-helix domain-containing protein → MRHKSFEEMTCAIAQTLNQVGEWWSLLLIRDALHGLTRFDEFQQSMGISPNSLTRRLSELCDRGLLERRRYQERPPRDEYVLTDRGRDLRPVIEALGAWGRRHVTGKKAAVRLRDDETGAEVDPVLVDRHTGRRLDGEGFHYAATRVAHPVKRSRLPKV, encoded by the coding sequence GTGCGGCACAAGAGCTTCGAGGAAATGACCTGCGCCATAGCCCAGACGCTGAACCAGGTCGGGGAGTGGTGGAGCCTGCTCCTCATCCGGGACGCCCTGCACGGCCTGACCCGCTTCGACGAGTTCCAGCAGAGCATGGGCATCTCGCCGAACTCGTTGACCCGCCGCCTGTCCGAGCTGTGCGACCGGGGTCTGCTGGAGCGCCGCCGGTACCAGGAGCGGCCGCCGAGGGACGAGTACGTGCTCACCGACCGGGGCCGGGACCTGCGGCCGGTGATCGAGGCGCTGGGAGCCTGGGGGCGCAGGCACGTGACCGGGAAGAAGGCGGCGGTCCGGCTGCGCGACGACGAGACCGGGGCGGAGGTGGACCCGGTGCTGGTGGACCGGCACACCGGCAGGCGACTGGACGGCGAGGGGTTCCACTACGCCGCCACCAGGGTGGCGCATCCGGTGAAGCGGTCCCGGTTGCCGAAGGTCTGA
- a CDS encoding 2-dehydropantoate 2-reductase produces the protein MATVGVLGPGGVGGLIAARLGAAGHEVTVVATERTAAEITARGLSFQAPGTAATTSYPDARPWLTAPVDLLVVAVKATELLAAVQRVPAAVLGGATVVPLLNGIDHLPVLRAVYPSASVVAASIAVEAARHRPGVVEQLSGMADLVLADGTTEGARAAELFRAAGLTVGTHPDEQTVLWRKLSFLDPFALLTTGADAPIEEALRRRPEWLRPLVDEAAAAAAAHGVDINADAVESRIRSLPGTMRSSMLRDRQAGRALELDAIAGPVIRALGHAKATTTVEVARAILGNS, from the coding sequence ATGGCGACCGTCGGAGTACTGGGGCCCGGTGGGGTCGGCGGGCTGATCGCGGCACGGCTGGGGGCGGCCGGGCACGAGGTCACCGTGGTGGCCACCGAGCGCACCGCGGCCGAGATCACCGCGCGCGGACTGTCCTTCCAAGCGCCCGGCACCGCCGCCACCACCAGCTATCCGGACGCCCGGCCCTGGCTGACCGCGCCGGTGGACCTGCTGGTGGTGGCGGTCAAGGCCACCGAGCTGCTGGCCGCGGTGCAGCGGGTGCCCGCCGCGGTGCTGGGCGGCGCGACCGTGGTGCCACTGCTCAACGGCATCGACCACCTGCCGGTGCTGCGCGCGGTGTACCCGAGCGCCTCGGTGGTGGCGGCCAGCATCGCGGTGGAGGCGGCCCGGCACCGGCCCGGCGTGGTGGAACAGCTCTCCGGCATGGCCGATCTGGTGCTGGCGGACGGCACCACCGAGGGCGCTCGGGCGGCCGAGCTGTTCCGCGCGGCCGGGCTGACCGTGGGCACGCACCCCGACGAGCAGACCGTGTTGTGGCGCAAGCTGTCCTTCCTGGACCCGTTCGCACTGCTCACCACCGGCGCGGACGCCCCGATCGAGGAAGCCTTGCGGCGCAGGCCGGAATGGTTGCGCCCGCTGGTGGACGAGGCTGCGGCCGCGGCGGCCGCGCACGGAGTGGACATCAACGCCGACGCGGTGGAGTCCCGCATCCGGAGCCTGCCCGGCACCATGCGGTCCTCGATGCTGCGCGACCGCCAGGCCGGCCGGGCGCTGGAGCTGGACGCGATCGCCGGACCGGTGATCCGCGCCCTCGGCCACGCCAAGGCCACCACCACGGTCGAGGTGGCACGCGCGATCCTGGGCAACAGCTAG
- a CDS encoding SAM-dependent methyltransferase, with protein sequence MGPDELGWVRGEIDLSRANPARMYDYFLGGTQNFPVDRELADAAIALRPEMPRSARLNRAFLGRAVRYAVDLGLRQFLDLGSGIPTEANVHEVAHAADRRCRIAYVDAEPVAVAHSHRLLAGHPRVSVTQADLRDVSTVLAADGVRAQLDFGQPIALLLVAVLHFLPDEDDPAEVVRRYAERLAPGSLVAISHVTTDNLPPEWRSVAGLYQRSATPIHPRPKADVLAMFGELALVPPGLVDAVEWRPDRGQPALAVSGFYAGAARKT encoded by the coding sequence GTGGGTCCGGACGAGCTGGGCTGGGTGCGCGGTGAGATCGACCTGAGCAGGGCGAATCCCGCGCGCATGTACGACTACTTCCTCGGTGGCACGCAGAACTTCCCGGTGGACCGGGAGCTCGCCGACGCGGCCATCGCGCTGCGCCCGGAAATGCCCAGGTCGGCGCGGTTGAACCGGGCTTTCCTCGGCCGGGCGGTGCGGTACGCGGTGGACCTGGGCCTCCGGCAGTTCCTGGACCTGGGCTCGGGAATCCCGACCGAGGCGAACGTGCACGAGGTGGCGCACGCGGCCGATCGGCGCTGCCGGATCGCCTATGTGGACGCCGAACCGGTGGCGGTCGCGCACAGCCACCGGCTGCTGGCCGGGCATCCGAGGGTGAGCGTCACGCAGGCCGATCTCCGTGACGTGTCAACGGTGCTGGCCGCCGACGGGGTGCGCGCGCAGCTGGACTTCGGTCAGCCCATCGCGCTGCTCCTGGTGGCGGTACTGCACTTCCTGCCGGATGAGGACGATCCGGCGGAGGTGGTGCGGCGTTACGCCGAACGGCTCGCCCCCGGCAGCCTGGTGGCGATCTCCCATGTCACCACGGACAACCTGCCGCCGGAGTGGCGCTCGGTCGCCGGTCTGTACCAACGCAGCGCGACGCCGATCCACCCGCGCCCGAAGGCGGACGTGCTGGCCATGTTCGGCGAGTTGGCGCTGGTGCCGCCAGGGCTGGTGGACGCGGTGGAGTGGCGGCCCGACCGCGGTCAGCCCGCCCTGGCGGTGAGTGGTTTCTACGCTGGCGCGGCGCGGAAAACCTAG
- a CDS encoding serine hydrolase domain-containing protein gives MTSIRATTAVFAALILITTSTGTAAASTDPHREAVQRQLTAVVASGAAGAQIRVTRDGREFTARAGVAKLGSQRPVPLNGRFRVGSITKTFATTVTLQLVAEGRLGLDDPVSGHLPGLLPDGDRITVRNLLQHTSGLHNYTDDIPRDPKEFLPRRFDHHTALATVRKAAAKPLLFPVGTKFSYSNTNFLVVQLLIEKITGRPWGAEAHRRILAPLRLADTEVPGDNPFILGPHARGYLVAEGKPVDVSALNPSMAGAAGEIISTTADLDRFHRALLEGRLLAPAQQAELTRTTEVSPNYGLGYTKMTSSCGITLWGHTGGIPGYLSVMLSSANGSHRLESSLTTGTALDQQALNKVVDSAVCG, from the coding sequence ATGACATCGATCCGTGCCACCACCGCGGTGTTCGCCGCGCTGATCCTCATCACCACGTCTACAGGTACCGCAGCCGCGAGCACCGATCCGCACCGCGAGGCGGTGCAACGACAACTGACCGCCGTGGTCGCCAGCGGGGCCGCGGGCGCGCAGATCCGGGTCACCAGGGACGGCCGCGAGTTCACCGCCCGCGCGGGCGTGGCCAAGCTGGGCAGCCAGCGGCCGGTACCGCTGAACGGCCGCTTCCGGGTCGGCAGCATCACCAAGACCTTCGCCACCACCGTCACCCTGCAACTCGTCGCCGAGGGCCGGCTCGGCCTGGACGACCCGGTGTCCGGCCACCTGCCCGGCCTGCTGCCCGACGGCGACCGGATCACCGTGCGGAACCTGTTGCAGCACACCAGCGGTTTGCACAACTACACCGACGACATCCCCAGGGACCCCAAGGAGTTCCTGCCCCGCCGCTTCGACCACCACACCGCGCTGGCCACCGTGCGCAAGGCCGCGGCCAAACCGCTGCTGTTCCCGGTGGGCACCAAGTTCTCCTACTCCAACACCAACTTCCTGGTGGTGCAGCTGCTCATCGAGAAGATCACCGGGCGGCCGTGGGGCGCGGAGGCGCACCGGCGGATCCTGGCCCCGCTGCGGCTGGCCGACACCGAGGTGCCCGGCGACAACCCGTTCATCCTCGGCCCGCACGCCCGCGGATACCTGGTGGCAGAAGGGAAACCGGTCGACGTCAGCGCGCTGAACCCGAGCATGGCCGGGGCCGCCGGGGAGATCATCTCCACCACCGCCGACCTGGACCGCTTCCACCGCGCCCTGCTCGAGGGCCGGTTGCTCGCCCCTGCCCAGCAGGCCGAGCTCACCCGGACCACCGAGGTCAGCCCGAACTACGGCCTCGGCTACACCAAGATGACCAGCAGCTGCGGGATCACCCTGTGGGGCCACACCGGCGGGATTCCCGGCTACCTCAGCGTGATGCTCAGCAGCGCCAACGGCAGCCACCGGCTGGAGAGCTCGCTCACCACCGGCACCGCCCTCGACCAGCAGGCGCTGAACAAGGTGGTGGACAGCGCGGTGTGCGGCTGA